The following proteins are encoded in a genomic region of Bacillus sp. Marseille-Q1617:
- the minC gene encoding septum site-determining protein MinC, which produces MKKKPNVMIKGTKEGLTLHLNDQCSFDELKKELDEKLSAHYRETEGTPLLTVNIQTGNRYLTEDQVEELKEIVRQKRNLVVNEVWSNVVTKNEAEKLMNERNIETLTGVIRSGQVIETPGDLLIVGDVNPGGRILAGGNIYILGALKGIAHAGCTGKEEAVIVASKMLPTQLRIADCVNRAPDQPLDEDQHDMECAYIDEHGQIVVDRLQVLKHLRPNITSFKGGS; this is translated from the coding sequence ATGAAAAAGAAACCAAATGTAATGATCAAGGGTACTAAAGAAGGACTCACCCTTCATCTCAATGATCAATGTTCGTTTGATGAACTTAAGAAAGAGTTGGACGAAAAGCTGTCAGCACATTACCGTGAAACTGAGGGAACCCCTTTGCTCACTGTAAATATCCAAACGGGGAACCGTTATCTGACAGAAGATCAAGTTGAAGAGCTGAAGGAAATTGTCAGGCAAAAACGCAATCTCGTAGTAAATGAAGTATGGAGTAATGTCGTCACAAAAAATGAAGCAGAGAAATTAATGAATGAAAGAAATATAGAAACCTTAACGGGTGTCATTCGCTCAGGTCAAGTGATTGAAACACCGGGGGATCTCCTGATCGTGGGGGATGTGAACCCTGGGGGAAGGATCCTTGCAGGAGGGAATATCTACATATTAGGTGCTTTGAAAGGAATTGCCCATGCAGGGTGCACAGGGAAAGAAGAAGCGGTCATCGTCGCTTCGAAAATGCTCCCCACACAGCTTCGTATCGCCGACTGTGTGAATCGAGCCCCTGATCAGCCGCTCGATGAAGATCAGCATGATATGGAATGTGCTTACATTGATGAGCACGGGCAGATCGTGGTTGACCGTCTTCAGGTATTAAAGCATCTTAGACCAAATATTACGAGTTTTAAAGGAGGAAGCTAA
- the minD gene encoding septum site-determining protein MinD, with protein sequence MGEAIVVTSGKGGVGKTTTSANVGTALALQGKKVCLIDTDIGLRNLDVVMGLENRIIYDLVDVVEGRCKIHQALVKDKRFEDKLFLLPAAQTSDKSAVNPEQMKKLVLDLKQDYDYIIIDCPAGIEQGYKNAVAGADRAIVVTTPEISAVRDADRIIGLLEKEDIEPPKLIINRIRSHMMKNGEALDVDEITAHLSIDLLGIVADDDNVIKSSNKGEPIALDSTSKASIAYRNIARRILGESVPLQSLEESKPGMFSKIKKLFGVKA encoded by the coding sequence GTGGGTGAAGCCATAGTTGTTACTTCAGGTAAAGGTGGAGTGGGTAAGACGACTACTTCTGCCAATGTTGGTACAGCATTAGCTCTACAAGGCAAGAAAGTCTGTCTGATTGATACGGATATCGGTCTCAGAAACCTCGATGTGGTCATGGGCCTCGAAAACCGAATCATTTATGATTTAGTCGATGTCGTGGAAGGGCGCTGCAAAATTCATCAGGCGCTTGTGAAGGATAAGCGGTTTGAAGACAAATTGTTCCTTCTGCCAGCCGCACAGACAAGTGATAAGTCAGCGGTGAATCCTGAACAGATGAAGAAACTGGTCCTGGATCTAAAACAGGATTATGATTACATCATCATCGACTGTCCGGCAGGAATCGAACAGGGCTACAAGAATGCGGTAGCGGGAGCGGACCGTGCAATCGTCGTCACAACTCCGGAAATCTCCGCAGTGCGTGATGCAGACCGCATCATCGGACTGCTTGAGAAAGAGGACATCGAACCGCCTAAACTGATCATCAACCGCATCCGAAGCCATATGATGAAAAATGGTGAGGCGCTGGATGTAGACGAAATCACTGCACATCTGTCAATCGACCTGCTCGGGATTGTCGCGGACGATGACAATGTCATCAAGTCCTCCAATAAAGGAGAACCAATCGCCCTTGATTCCACCAGCAAAGCTTCGATTGCGTATCGGAATATAGCAAGGCGTATCCTGGGGGAATCCGTCCCTCTTCAATCGCTTGAAGAAAGTAAACCAGGCATGTTCTCGAAAATCAAAAAACTTTTCGGCGTTAAAGCTTAA
- a CDS encoding M23 family metallopeptidase has product MGNRADEIRKRIAKRKKTNKMTTQRGYPNNSYLLPSDEERYGAERYSSFEGGPPPEGFHPLFKKETFMMKILGAGIMVLITAIMFKSPSPVFDEAKTVVNRTMETEFQFAAISSWYEDQFGKPLALLPGGTEEKDSSSADTTKEYARPASGKVVENFKTNGQGIMLETGFGEDVAAMKGGLIIFAGKKDKLGNTVVIQHEDKSESWYGHLESIEVNQYEFVDKGSAVGKVSTSGESDVSGEFYFAIKMGDEFIDPIQVISFD; this is encoded by the coding sequence ATGGGGAATCGAGCGGATGAAATAAGAAAGCGAATCGCGAAAAGAAAAAAAACAAATAAGATGACCACGCAGCGCGGCTATCCAAACAATTCTTATCTTCTGCCGAGTGATGAAGAACGATACGGGGCAGAACGGTATTCAAGCTTTGAAGGCGGGCCACCTCCGGAAGGGTTTCATCCGTTGTTCAAAAAAGAGACCTTCATGATGAAGATTTTGGGTGCGGGCATCATGGTTTTGATCACTGCGATCATGTTCAAAAGTCCTTCACCCGTTTTCGACGAAGCGAAAACGGTGGTCAACCGTACGATGGAGACAGAATTTCAGTTTGCCGCCATCTCGTCCTGGTATGAGGATCAATTCGGAAAACCCCTTGCCTTGCTTCCTGGAGGGACGGAGGAAAAAGACTCTTCATCCGCCGACACCACTAAAGAATATGCACGGCCAGCTTCAGGCAAGGTCGTTGAGAACTTTAAAACGAATGGACAGGGGATCATGCTTGAAACCGGTTTTGGCGAAGATGTGGCCGCTATGAAGGGAGGGCTGATCATTTTTGCCGGAAAGAAGGATAAGCTCGGGAATACCGTTGTCATCCAGCATGAAGATAAATCGGAATCATGGTACGGCCATCTCGAATCAATCGAAGTGAATCAATATGAATTTGTTGATAAAGGGTCTGCAGTCGGGAAGGTTTCAACGAGCGGGGAAAGCGATGTCTCCGGGGAATTTTATTTTGCCATTAAAATGGGTGATGAATTCATCGACCCGATACAGGTGATATCATTTGACTAA
- a CDS encoding M50 family metallopeptidase has translation MTNITSAVKKLYIHPLLWLVMAIGIATAHFLELIMLLLIITIHELGHGVTAHYFSWRVKRIALLPFGGVAEMDEHGNRSLREEFWVIVSGPLQHVWLVGAGWLLMKGSLISGDLFTLFLQLNLMVLLFNLLPIWPLDGGKLISLLLSLRFNYLKAYEMTLISSFSLLILFHLAVLVIAPLHLNLWIVLSFLYFSLWMDWKQRRYNFMKFLLERYYGNSHQFADLRPLPIEGEDTLLTVVERFHRGVKHPLVVLEKGTEVGKLDEYELLHAFFAEKMTNAKTKDLLYLY, from the coding sequence TTGACTAATATTACTTCGGCAGTAAAGAAACTCTATATTCATCCATTGCTCTGGCTTGTCATGGCCATCGGTATAGCGACGGCTCATTTTCTTGAATTGATCATGCTGCTACTGATCATCACCATCCACGAATTGGGCCATGGGGTGACCGCCCACTATTTTTCGTGGAGAGTGAAAAGGATTGCGCTCCTGCCCTTTGGGGGAGTTGCTGAAATGGATGAGCATGGCAACCGCTCCCTTCGCGAGGAGTTCTGGGTGATTGTTTCAGGGCCGCTTCAGCATGTCTGGCTCGTTGGGGCAGGATGGCTCTTGATGAAAGGAAGTTTGATCAGCGGGGACTTATTTACGCTGTTTCTTCAATTAAATCTTATGGTCCTGCTGTTTAATCTGCTGCCGATCTGGCCGCTTGACGGCGGGAAGCTGATTTCATTATTGCTGTCGCTCAGGTTCAATTATTTGAAAGCATATGAAATGACGCTGATCAGTTCATTTTCACTCCTTATCCTGTTTCACTTAGCGGTCCTGGTGATTGCCCCGCTTCATTTGAATCTCTGGATTGTGCTTTCGTTTCTTTATTTTTCATTATGGATGGACTGGAAGCAGAGGAGGTATAACTTCATGAAGTTCCTGTTGGAGCGTTATTACGGGAACAGTCATCAATTCGCTGATTTGAGACCTCTGCCGATCGAAGGAGAAGACACGCTTCTGACGGTAGTGGAACGATTTCATCGCGGTGTGAAGCACCCGCTCGTCGTTCTTGAGAAGGGTACTGAAGTCGGCAAGCTTGATGAATATGAACTCCTTCATGCTTTCTTTGCTGAAAAAATGACAAATGCAAAAACAAAGGATCTTCTCTACCTTTATTGA
- a CDS encoding Rne/Rng family ribonuclease, with protein MEEIIVHGKGREKRWVLRKDQKVGGLYTYQPQEETLTGNIYYAKVVKVQKGLSAAFVDIGGDKNGYLHEKDFPQNVAAYHTGDTAVPIAKCVHEGQKILVQVTKDAVGTKGPKLSAVIELKGEHLVYMPEGHYIAVSKKLDESKRRDLKRFGKEWKTEEEGVVFRTNASSAESDVLTEELNTLRSRFQDLEGLSRRSKAPALLFKEDAFYKDLFDRLKTGEGGQVVVDDSETFHHIKGWIDAHYSGKWRMELYQDRENIFQHFGVSSVWKNAMKKVVWLDNGAFLLIESTEALTVVDVNSGKFTGKDDLSQTVLKTNVLAALEMARQLVLRNISGIILIDFIDMKKESHQEEVLSAFRDALKDDSQRTTILGFTSLGVLELTRKRTRPSLNEYVTVPCPVCSGTGRIISPESKAFQLERELWEYQGTDTSQIIIEGTKDVLDVFAGSDKHHLKRLEKALKVKLDLHVIDHSHPFYQITKLI; from the coding sequence GTGGAAGAAATCATTGTGCACGGAAAAGGCAGAGAAAAACGATGGGTTCTGCGTAAAGATCAGAAGGTCGGCGGGCTTTACACGTATCAGCCGCAGGAAGAAACGCTGACAGGAAATATTTATTACGCCAAGGTGGTCAAGGTACAAAAAGGGCTTAGTGCAGCATTCGTGGATATCGGCGGGGATAAAAACGGTTATCTTCATGAAAAAGATTTTCCCCAGAACGTTGCAGCCTATCACACTGGCGATACGGCTGTGCCGATTGCGAAATGTGTACATGAAGGCCAAAAAATCCTTGTTCAGGTAACAAAAGATGCAGTGGGAACCAAAGGTCCGAAATTGTCTGCCGTCATCGAACTGAAGGGCGAGCATCTTGTTTATATGCCGGAGGGACATTACATCGCCGTTTCCAAAAAACTCGATGAATCGAAAAGGCGGGATCTGAAACGTTTCGGGAAAGAATGGAAAACCGAAGAGGAAGGGGTAGTCTTCCGTACCAATGCTTCAAGCGCTGAAAGTGACGTTTTGACTGAAGAGCTGAATACATTGAGAAGCCGTTTTCAGGATCTCGAGGGATTGAGCAGGAGAAGCAAAGCTCCCGCCCTTCTATTTAAAGAGGATGCCTTCTATAAAGATCTTTTTGACCGATTGAAAACAGGCGAAGGCGGACAAGTCGTGGTCGATGACTCTGAGACCTTCCACCATATAAAAGGATGGATCGATGCTCATTACAGCGGCAAATGGAGAATGGAACTGTATCAGGATAGAGAGAATATCTTTCAGCATTTTGGGGTCTCGTCTGTTTGGAAAAACGCGATGAAAAAAGTGGTGTGGCTTGATAATGGGGCGTTCCTGCTAATCGAATCGACAGAAGCCCTTACGGTGGTGGACGTCAATTCGGGTAAATTCACAGGCAAAGATGATCTTTCTCAGACCGTATTGAAGACGAACGTATTGGCCGCCTTGGAAATGGCGAGGCAACTGGTCCTCCGTAACATCAGCGGCATCATCCTGATCGATTTCATTGATATGAAAAAAGAGAGTCATCAGGAGGAAGTGTTATCAGCGTTCAGAGATGCCCTTAAGGATGATTCACAACGCACGACCATCCTGGGCTTCACTTCACTTGGCGTCCTGGAGCTGACGAGAAAAAGGACCAGGCCTTCATTAAATGAATATGTAACCGTCCCTTGTCCTGTATGCAGCGGCACCGGCCGGATCATTAGTCCCGAAAGCAAAGCGTTTCAACTGGAGAGAGAGCTGTGGGAATATCAGGGCACAGACACATCACAAATCATAATAGAGGGAACGAAAGATGTGCTCGACGTATTTGCCGGAAGTGATAAGCATCATCTAAAAAGATTGGAGAAAGCTTTGAAGGTGAAGCTTGATCTACATGTCATCGATCATTCACATCCTTTTTATCAAATCACAAAGTTAATATGA
- the rplU gene encoding 50S ribosomal protein L21: MYAIIETGGKQIRVEAGQAIYIEKLNAGEGDTVTFDKVLFVGGDDVKVGSPLVDGATVTAKVEKQGRAKKLVVFKYKPKKNYRRKQGHRQPYTKVVIDEINA; this comes from the coding sequence ATGTACGCAATTATCGAAACAGGTGGTAAGCAAATCCGTGTAGAAGCTGGTCAAGCAATCTACATCGAAAAGCTAAACGCAGGTGAAGGTGATACGGTTACATTCGACAAGGTTCTTTTCGTTGGAGGCGACGATGTGAAAGTAGGAAGTCCATTAGTGGATGGGGCTACTGTAACAGCGAAAGTTGAAAAACAAGGCCGCGCGAAAAAGCTTGTAGTATTCAAGTACAAGCCTAAGAAGAACTACCGTCGTAAGCAAGGTCACCGTCAACCTTACACAAAAGTTGTAATTGACGAAATCAACGCGTAA
- a CDS encoding ribosomal-processing cysteine protease Prp: protein MINVYVEKSGGRIRSFSMDGHADFAEHGQDIVCAGASAVSFGSVNAIMSLTGIEPDIEQSADGGYFSCVFPDGLPEETDMKVQLLLNGMVISLQTIERDYRDFIKITFKK, encoded by the coding sequence ATGATTAACGTTTACGTTGAGAAGTCCGGCGGAAGGATTCGTTCTTTCTCAATGGACGGTCATGCAGATTTTGCCGAACATGGGCAGGATATCGTATGTGCCGGTGCCTCTGCTGTTTCATTCGGAAGTGTCAATGCCATTATGTCATTGACCGGAATAGAACCCGATATCGAGCAATCTGCCGATGGGGGATATTTCAGCTGCGTCTTTCCAGACGGCTTGCCTGAAGAAACGGATATGAAGGTCCAGCTCCTGCTGAATGGTATGGTGATCAGCCTGCAGACAATTGAAAGAGACTATCGTGATTTCATTAAAATAACCTTCAAAAAGTAG
- the rpmA gene encoding 50S ribosomal protein L27 codes for MLRLDLQFFASKKGVGSTKNGRDSIAKRLGAKRADGQMVTGGSILYRQRGTKIYPGLNVGRGGDDTLFAKTDGVVRFERMGRDKKKVSVYPVANEA; via the coding sequence ATGTTAAGATTAGACCTTCAGTTTTTCGCGTCTAAAAAAGGAGTAGGTTCGACTAAAAACGGACGTGACTCTATTGCTAAGCGTCTTGGCGCTAAGCGTGCAGACGGTCAAATGGTTACAGGCGGATCTATCCTTTACCGTCAACGCGGTACAAAGATCTATCCAGGATTGAACGTTGGCCGTGGTGGTGACGATACACTTTTTGCTAAAACAGACGGTGTTGTTCGTTTCGAACGCATGGGTCGTGACAAGAAAAAAGTGAGCGTATACCCTGTTGCGAATGAAGCTTAA
- a CDS encoding Spo0B C-terminal domain-containing protein encodes MSENWGILDALRHARHDWMNDLQLIKGNLELNRVERAKQVIDTMVLTAQNESKLSNLKLPLLAEWILTYNWTTHLVKLEFEVGQTEYTHKLHDQKLVSLCKEVMELLEANTEASAENHLSLIINFSEEHPRFIFDFTGILKETNVLEEWIKKKQSNGQNIEIELLQKEAFVIHLSVE; translated from the coding sequence ATGAGCGAAAATTGGGGTATTTTGGACGCACTGAGACATGCTCGTCATGATTGGATGAACGATCTTCAATTGATCAAGGGCAATCTTGAATTAAATCGAGTCGAGCGTGCGAAGCAAGTCATAGACACCATGGTTCTCACGGCGCAAAATGAATCTAAGCTATCGAATCTAAAACTTCCATTATTGGCTGAATGGATTTTAACATATAACTGGACCACGCATTTGGTGAAACTGGAGTTCGAAGTGGGGCAGACCGAGTATACGCACAAGCTTCATGATCAAAAGCTCGTTTCCTTATGTAAAGAGGTAATGGAACTTCTTGAAGCCAATACAGAGGCCAGCGCAGAAAACCATCTCTCATTAATCATCAACTTTTCTGAAGAACATCCCCGTTTTATATTTGATTTCACAGGTATACTAAAAGAGACGAATGTTTTGGAAGAATGGATAAAGAAAAAACAAAGTAACGGACAAAATATAGAAATAGAACTGCTTCAAAAAGAAGCATTTGTGATTCATCTTTCTGTTGAATAA
- the obgE gene encoding GTPase ObgE, which produces MFVDQVKIYTKGGDGGNGMVAFRREKYVPKGGPAGGDGGHGADVVFEVDEGLRTLMDFRYQRHFKAPRGEHGMSKNQHGRNAEDMVVKVPPGTVVKDDDTGETIADLTQHGQRAVITKGGRGGRGNSRFATPANPAPELSEKGEPGQERYIVMELKLLADVGLVGFPSVGKSTLLSVVSAAKPKIASYHFTTIVPNLGMVETADGRSFVMADLPGLIEGAHEGVGLGHQFLRHIERTRVIVHVIDMSGMEGRDPYEDYLTINEELKQYNLRLTERPQIIVANKMDMPEAEENLEVFKEKLQDDYPVFPISAFTQQGLKELLFAVADKLETTEEFPITEEVEETGIHRVVYRHEEDQRDFEITRDPDGTFVVSGAKIERLFKMTDFSREDSVRRFARQLRSYGVDDALRERGAENGDTIRLLKYEFEFVD; this is translated from the coding sequence ATGTTTGTCGATCAGGTCAAGATCTATACAAAAGGCGGAGACGGCGGTAACGGAATGGTTGCTTTCCGCCGTGAAAAATATGTACCGAAAGGCGGCCCTGCAGGCGGGGACGGCGGTCATGGTGCAGATGTCGTGTTTGAAGTGGACGAAGGTCTCAGAACGCTGATGGATTTCCGTTATCAGCGCCATTTCAAGGCGCCGCGCGGGGAGCACGGCATGAGTAAGAATCAGCATGGAAGAAATGCTGAGGATATGGTTGTCAAGGTGCCGCCGGGCACGGTCGTGAAAGACGATGATACCGGCGAAACGATTGCTGACTTAACGCAGCACGGACAACGCGCAGTCATTACAAAAGGCGGACGCGGAGGACGAGGCAACTCGCGTTTTGCGACTCCAGCAAACCCAGCACCTGAGCTTTCCGAAAAAGGTGAACCGGGCCAGGAACGCTATATCGTCATGGAATTGAAACTGCTTGCCGATGTCGGACTTGTCGGATTCCCTAGTGTGGGGAAATCCACATTGCTATCCGTCGTATCTGCAGCAAAACCGAAGATCGCTTCGTATCACTTCACGACAATCGTTCCGAACCTCGGAATGGTCGAAACGGCTGATGGCAGAAGCTTTGTCATGGCAGATCTGCCGGGATTGATCGAAGGGGCGCATGAAGGAGTGGGGCTCGGCCATCAATTCCTTCGCCACATCGAAAGGACCCGTGTCATCGTCCATGTAATCGATATGAGCGGAATGGAAGGGCGCGACCCTTACGAAGATTATCTGACGATCAACGAAGAGTTGAAGCAGTATAATCTCCGCCTTACGGAACGCCCGCAAATCATCGTGGCGAACAAGATGGATATGCCGGAAGCGGAAGAAAATCTGGAAGTGTTTAAAGAAAAGCTTCAAGATGATTATCCTGTATTTCCGATATCAGCATTTACACAGCAGGGCTTGAAAGAGCTGTTATTTGCAGTTGCTGATAAGCTGGAGACCACAGAAGAATTCCCGATTACGGAAGAAGTTGAGGAAACAGGTATTCATCGTGTCGTTTACAGACACGAAGAAGATCAGCGAGATTTCGAAATCACGCGTGATCCTGATGGTACCTTTGTGGTCAGCGGAGCGAAGATCGAACGTCTATTCAAGATGACCGACTTCTCCCGCGAGGATTCTGTCAGACGTTTCGCAAGACAGCTCCGTTCTTACGGTGTGGATGATGCACTCCGCGAGCGCGGTGCCGAAAACGGCGACACGATCCGATTATTGAAATATGAATTTGAATTCGTTGATTAA
- a CDS encoding ACT domain-containing protein: protein MGKKFQDGKFYLVREDVLPEAMKKTLDAKELIERGKADSVWEAVNRVDLSRSAFYKYRDTVFPFHTIVKERIITLFFHLEDRSGTLSHLLSETAKHGCNILTIHQTIPLQGRANVTLSLNVTDLTVGLEELLARLRRLEFVEKVEVLGSGA, encoded by the coding sequence TTGGGAAAAAAATTTCAGGACGGTAAATTTTATCTGGTCCGTGAAGATGTCCTGCCGGAAGCGATGAAAAAGACGCTCGATGCCAAAGAACTGATCGAAAGAGGAAAGGCTGACTCGGTATGGGAAGCCGTGAATCGAGTAGATTTGAGCCGGAGTGCGTTTTATAAATACCGTGACACAGTCTTTCCTTTTCATACAATCGTGAAGGAAAGGATCATCACGTTATTCTTTCATCTTGAAGATCGCTCGGGAACGCTGTCACACCTTCTAAGTGAAACAGCGAAGCACGGATGCAATATATTGACCATTCACCAGACAATTCCGCTTCAGGGGAGAGCAAATGTAACGCTGTCCCTGAATGTGACGGATCTTACCGTCGGCTTGGAAGAATTATTGGCACGGTTAAGACGACTGGAATTTGTCGAGAAAGTAGAAGTGTTGGGCTCAGGGGCCTGA
- the pheA gene encoding prephenate dehydratase: MKIAYLGPQASFTDLAVKKAFPEEQQVPCVTIPDCIEAVIEEDADYAVVPLENALEGSVHITVDYLFHEADLSIVAELTSPIQQHLMVHPEHRGSESKVEKILSHSHALAQCHKFLHHHYRGTPLEQTTSTAAAAKYVSEHPEEKLAAIGNELAAHEYGLTIIDESIHDFAYNHTRFIVLHKQSNALTIDHNKTSDKTTLMVTLPKDRSGALHQVLSTFAWRQLNLSKIESRPLKTGLGDYFFLIDVAHGMDEVLLPGAISEMEALGCEVKMIGTYSSYLLDK; this comes from the coding sequence TTGAAAATTGCTTATCTAGGACCTCAGGCTTCTTTCACGGACCTGGCCGTGAAGAAGGCTTTTCCCGAAGAACAACAAGTACCATGCGTGACGATACCAGATTGCATTGAAGCGGTCATTGAAGAGGATGCCGATTATGCGGTGGTCCCCCTGGAAAACGCACTGGAGGGATCTGTACATATCACGGTGGATTATTTATTTCATGAAGCGGACTTATCCATCGTCGCTGAACTTACTTCTCCGATTCAGCAGCATTTGATGGTGCACCCAGAACACCGAGGCAGTGAAAGCAAGGTAGAGAAGATCCTTTCGCATTCCCATGCACTGGCTCAGTGCCATAAATTTCTTCATCACCATTATCGCGGGACTCCGCTGGAGCAGACGACCTCAACCGCGGCTGCAGCCAAATACGTGAGCGAGCACCCCGAGGAAAAGCTGGCGGCCATCGGGAATGAACTGGCCGCACACGAGTACGGATTAACGATCATCGATGAGAGTATCCATGACTTTGCCTATAATCACACACGTTTCATTGTACTGCATAAGCAGAGTAATGCGCTTACGATTGACCATAATAAAACGTCAGACAAAACGACGCTCATGGTGACCCTACCAAAAGATCGTTCCGGAGCTCTCCACCAGGTTCTCTCCACGTTTGCCTGGAGACAGCTGAATTTAAGCAAAATCGAATCAAGGCCCTTAAAGACCGGTCTGGGTGACTATTTCTTCTTGATTGACGTTGCTCATGGAATGGACGAGGTGCTGCTTCCGGGAGCAATCAGCGAGATGGAGGCGCTCGGCTGTGAAGTGAAGATGATCGGGACGTACTCATCTTATTTGCTGGATAAATAA
- a CDS encoding transcription repressor NadR, which translates to MAGKKILGEERRQVILDHLITKQAPITGGDLAKLANVSRQVIVSDITLLKAKGEPIIATSQGYLYMPSSNRDSMVERIVACQHSPDRAEEELLLLVDHGVTVKDVKIEHGVYGDLTASIMVSNRKEVEQFLTKIQKTQAAYLSELTDGVHLHTLMAHNEETLIHAENALKEAGFLMKSYS; encoded by the coding sequence GTGGCAGGGAAGAAAATACTTGGTGAAGAGAGAAGACAAGTCATTCTCGATCACCTCATAACAAAACAAGCCCCGATAACAGGAGGCGACCTTGCAAAGCTTGCCAATGTAAGCCGGCAGGTCATCGTCAGTGACATTACCCTGCTGAAGGCAAAAGGAGAGCCGATCATCGCTACGAGTCAGGGATACCTCTATATGCCAAGCTCGAATCGCGATTCGATGGTGGAACGGATCGTTGCCTGTCAGCACTCTCCGGACAGAGCCGAAGAGGAACTGCTGCTACTGGTCGATCATGGCGTCACGGTGAAGGACGTGAAAATCGAACATGGCGTTTATGGTGATCTGACAGCATCCATCATGGTCTCCAATCGGAAAGAAGTGGAACAATTTTTAACGAAAATCCAAAAAACCCAAGCGGCATATTTATCCGAATTAACGGACGGCGTGCATTTACATACGCTGATGGCCCACAATGAGGAAACATTGATTCATGCAGAAAACGCACTTAAGGAAGCTGGGTTTTTGATGAAGTCTTATAGCTGA
- a CDS encoding IscS subfamily cysteine desulfurase yields the protein MLYFDYASTTPVDPECLQIYSKVSEDYWGNASSLHDTGGKAQLLLENCRTRLGGVLGVPHEGISFTSGGTEGNHLALLSLAFSYQKKGRDIIISGAEHSSIQSTAAFLEKAGFRVTKIPYTSEGLINLECLEAAITDQTTVVSVCHVNGEIGTIQPIQEIKKLLQGKDILLHSDMVQSFGKLDIKETASIVDSFTISSHKIYGPKGTGAVYIHPQSDIHPFMPHQTHEHGFRGGTVNLPGIAGFVSAALKAKPIEEHHHYTGLRNHFFKTMHSSLGEHYTAYGAPEANQLPHVIGMRINGVEGQWLMLECNRRGVHISTGSACQTGKHSIPKTLDAMGIGEREGKEFIRISLGRDTTREHIEELAEVLSHIHQEAYIS from the coding sequence ATGCTTTATTTCGATTATGCGTCAACCACACCCGTCGATCCGGAGTGTTTACAGATTTATTCGAAAGTCAGTGAAGACTATTGGGGAAACGCCAGCAGCCTTCATGATACAGGAGGAAAAGCTCAGCTTCTTCTTGAAAATTGCCGAACGAGGCTTGGAGGAGTACTCGGTGTCCCTCATGAGGGGATATCTTTCACTTCCGGTGGAACGGAAGGGAATCATCTGGCTCTTCTCTCACTGGCATTCAGTTATCAAAAGAAGGGAAGGGATATCATCATCAGCGGAGCTGAACACTCGTCCATTCAAAGTACTGCTGCTTTTCTGGAGAAGGCGGGATTCAGGGTAACAAAAATCCCTTATACTTCCGAAGGACTCATAAACCTTGAATGCCTGGAAGCGGCCATTACAGATCAAACGACGGTCGTCTCCGTCTGCCATGTTAATGGTGAAATCGGCACAATCCAGCCGATTCAAGAGATAAAGAAACTGCTGCAAGGCAAAGATATTTTATTACACAGTGATATGGTGCAATCCTTCGGCAAGCTTGATATTAAGGAAACTGCTTCGATCGTGGACAGCTTTACGATCTCATCTCATAAAATCTACGGTCCAAAAGGGACCGGTGCCGTCTATATTCATCCGCAATCCGATATCCATCCTTTCATGCCGCATCAGACGCATGAACATGGATTCAGGGGAGGCACCGTGAACCTCCCCGGGATTGCCGGTTTCGTGTCTGCGGCATTAAAAGCAAAACCAATTGAGGAACATCATCACTATACAGGGCTGCGAAACCATTTCTTCAAGACGATGCACAGCTCTTTAGGAGAACATTACACAGCCTATGGTGCCCCGGAGGCCAACCAGCTTCCTCATGTAATCGGAATGAGGATCAACGGCGTGGAAGGCCAGTGGCTCATGCTCGAGTGCAACCGGAGAGGCGTCCATATTTCAACGGGAAGTGCCTGTCAGACAGGGAAACATTCGATTCCAAAAACCTTGGATGCCATGGGAATTGGAGAAAGGGAAGGAAAAGAGTTCATCCGGATTTCCCTTGGACGGGACACAACCCGCGAACATATCGAAGAACTTGCAGAGGTCCTGTCACATATTCATCAGGAAGCATACATTTCTTAA